atagcagggctcttcaaatctggacctcaattccaaatccaggccttgttttcagttctcccaggtagttagtttaataatcgctgattctgattggtcagaggctggaaaaccagcagtgctcggacctccaGGACCCTGATTTCACTAATAGGGTTCTATAGGATGTGATGCCTCACTCTGCATAGCTGCAGACTATCTGATTCTTTTATGTTGGCTGTGAGCTTGGCCAAGTGCCGCTGTGGCCAACCAAGATATCACTGTCCTTCGGACTGAACCTGCGAGGAACCACAGggaaaattttaattattttcctcGGGGGAGACGGGGAGGAGGGCAGCATGTTggtgcagtgggtagcactgttgccccAGCACTAgaacctgggtttgagtctccaccatgggtttgcatgttctccccatgtcatcacgtggtttcctccaggtactccactttccccccacagtccaaaaacaagctgaggctaattggagttaccatattgcccataggtgtgcatgtgtgactgaatggtgtgtgatctgtcctgggttgttccctgccttgtgcccatcgACTCCAGGATTGGCTCCACATCCCCCATGTCCCTGAATaggcagttacagaaaatggatggacagattttcctgggaaaggctcctccattttgtttttataagtcATTGATGGTGAAGGAGACAAAGTcataaaacagcaaaaaaaaagaaagtgagAGTTTGCTCATGCCAGGACAAAAAGACAGAAGCCAAACAGAGCGAAGCCTGAGGCATGGTGGCCTGCGTGAAATGTCACATGCCGCTGGTGGGAGCAACGGCACCGTCTTCACAGCGTATCCTGATAAAGCTTTGACTGTCTCAGCGGCCCCTTGGCCTTCTGGACACCGGCCAATAAGAAACGTGGAAGTGCAGAGCATGGGCTGCCAGCACCATGCCGTTGGCGTGCCGGTCCCAGCTGAGACACCCGCTTCTGGGAGGGAGCTGAGGAAGAGGTGAGTAATTTCTATCCAGTCCTCGGGCAGTTTGGACCGTGACTGTGTTCATCAGAGCTGTATTATGCCTGTTCCTCCATCTGGGTCCCACAAAGCTGAAAAGGCCAAAAACAAGGGGGGGGCAAATCCCATTTAGGACATGAGCCCCGGTTTACACAGTGTAGCAGGCAGTGTGGTTGTGCTTTGGCCAGCAGCTGTCTGCTTCAACACAGGTTTTCTTTGGCCAAATCTACAATCCACCCACGTTCTCCGATGACCTAGGAAGGTCGCCACGGTTACTAATCTGATGATGGATCTTGCCAGCTCAGGGCATAAGTGCTGCTTAAACGTGCtgaaaaaaacataacattCCTTGGAAACTTTAGGCCTTGTGTCCTCTCCTATCACACATTGCTAGAAGTTAAGAGGCCcgtgttattgttgttgtttagaTGGAATAGCATATGTTTGCCTCTTGATAAGGTTAATCTTGTTCACCATTacttattttaatatatgtaGGCTGTGTCACTGACCCTGGATCGCGTCTTTTTACAATAGCTGTGAGAACCACAAGGTCATGAAGTCATAATCCAGAATGTCTGGTGTGGGGAAAGGAGGAGTTTGGGGGACTTCCAGTCCATTCTTCCCGCTTTGGGAGGTGTCAAAAATAGCATCATGTGAACTTGACCTCTCTGACCTCCGACAGATATGCAAGCCCGTGTGTTAGTGggggtttgttttgtttttctataTGTAAATGTGTATCCTGTTGTGCCGTtcggagtgtgtgtgtgagtttgtgtgagcgagagagagggaatTTCATATGAGAGTGCCTCTGACCTGAAATCCAGACCAATACGCAACTAATGGTTTTACTAACACACATTGCATCGATAACAATTCTGCAGCAGCTCCCAGAACCAGCTGTCTGATCAGAGGTCCATGTTATCCAGCTTGTGCCCCTCTTCTGCAAGGACCGTGAGCCTGAGTTGTTCTGTTCAGTGCCTGAAAGAAATTATAGTTAAGTGGGAAAACTGTAGTGTTAGTGTCCCTTAATTACTGTATCACTAGCTGGTCCTAAAGAAGGTGCTAAGGTAGTGCTAAGGATCAAAATGCCTTCTGGAAGTAGCAAGAACAGACCAAGGTCCCGTATCACAAATCTGGATTTTTGGATTAGCAAGAtaatttgttggatttaaggtaacCCACtataaatggactttatcttcgttcacttacatttagtccaggctaccttaaatccgacaagttatcaaGCTAACCAACAAATCTGGCTTTGTGATACAGTCCCCAGCTTTACAAAGCTGAGGTTTTAAAGCCCAATCATGTTAGTGAGCTATCTGATTATCATTAGATGATAGTCAGCTAGCAGCTTGAAATTAACACTATTCCATTGTGTATGCAGCAGAGTTTGCATCAACTTGTAGTCAGTTtacttgtatttttattttttattttttttgtcttttaagtAATGTCTGTAGAAGAATGGCCCGACCTCCAGCTTCCTATTGGTTTCAAGAACAATGGCCTTCTCAGATTTCACCACCCTGTTTCCATTTGGGATTCAGGCAGCAGCCGGGAGGCTCCGCCCCTTTTTGCTTAGTGGTTACAAGGGCTGCCTACCCTGCCCAGTCTGTGATTGGTACATGGCTTAGTATATTTGTTCCTCTCATATGACACGGCCGACAGAAGTTTTAAACTTTGTTAATAGAAGGGCTTATTCTTGGGTAAATTCTGACAGGAGCCTTCAGTTTGCTGCACCTTCATGGCCCAGAAAGTCCTGTTTCTTTAGGTTTGTATGACTGGTGAATTGATTTAGAATAAACCCAAATACGTATCCATGGACGGCAGCCCCCAGGCCAGGGCCCAGCCTTCACAGGTCACAGGCTTTGATAGGGTCCAGGTGACCGACTTGAGACCCTCCTTGGGTGCAGACCGGCCCCCGGGGACCGAGCGCAGAGCTGGAGGGGAATCCCGGGTGCGACGGCCGATGAACGCCTTCATGGTTTGGGCGAAGGACGAGCGCAAGCGGCTGGCTCTGCGGAATCCCGACCTGCACAACGCCGTGCTCAGCAAGATGCTGGGTAGGAGCTCCGAGGGCCCCGACTCGCACCCGACTCGCACCGTATCCCTCTCTGCTTGCATCTTTCAGTCCCTCTGGCGCTTGGTGACCCTCTGTGACCGTAACTCTGTTTCTCTTTGCCTCTCACCGTGTCTCTGCCTTTTATGTATTGTCTGTGTTGTGTTTTATCTTTTCGGAGTAGTTTTGCACTGTAGcctgggtttgaatcctacTGTGCcgttgcgtgtgtgtgtctggatgTTGCACAGGTTtctgaaaatatacagttaAGTAAATTGGCATCTACAAATTGcttattgtgtttgtgtgtgtgtgtgggggggggggggggggaggttatgTATCTTTTACATTCTGTGGAACAAATGTCTCCACattatgataaaaacctgttactttgacTTTGTggtcccacaaggggaaactcattGACTGCattcaaaaactaaaaatgccaaaagacttgtattttctttggttacttatggttaaggttagggctgggtaggggttaaggtcgtcattgttgggattagggttatgcccataaaagTGAATGGacaatccccacaaagatatgaatacaaacgtgtgtgtgtgtgtgtgtgtgtgtatacacgcACCCTGCAAAGGATTGAAATCTCATCTAGGCTGCACTTCCTGAGACAGGATCCAGGCTCAATGCAACCCTATACTTATTAAGTggttatagaagatggatggatccatTTTCTTTGCTTGTCTATAGATTCTTCTGTGTCTTTCTGCATGTCTATCTGTCTTtctatccatctgtccattTCTATGCTTTCCCGTCTCCTGTTAGTGCATCTGGCATTGCTTCAGTACAGTGCAATGGTTGTATTACATACTAATGACTTACTGGTGATTaacccatttatttatttacttatgcATGTGTTATTTTATTGGTATGTCTTTGGACAGTAGATCCCCTTATCTAGACCACATTTGTAATCTGTTTCACATTATCCCATTTTCTAATCAGTTTATTATAAAGCCCTTGATTACCTGGTATAAGGGTGGTGGACGTGGGCAGGAATGTGGGCCTGAGAACTTGTTTCGGAGCCTCTGGGTTAGAATATGAAGCATCCTGTCTATAAAATGAGTCTAAACATGCCCTCAAGAAGCTCTACCTGGCCTGTGGATGccttgtcgggggggggggggtctgttttACCTGTACACCTGTACACCTGAAGCTGCTGCTtgttcttgcccccccccccccccccccccccaggtcaggCGTGGAAGGCGCTGGGTCCAGCCGACAGGTGGCCGTTTGTGGAGGAGGCGGAACGCCTACGGCAGCAGCACCTGCAGGACCACCCCAACTACAAATACCGCCCCCGCAGGAGGAGGCGGATTAAGGCTGTTAAGACCCAGGAGCCCCACCTGGTGCCCCACCTACTGCCAGAGCCTGAAGGCTACGGCCTGCCAACACCCAGGCTGTCCCTGCCAGACGGGCTGGAACGAAACAAAGGCGAAGAGGTGTCGGCCACCTTCTTCCCAGAGCATGTGGAAGAGGGAGTGGTCCCCACAGTCCTTTGGGAGAGGCCTCACCCAGTGAGCCACCCCCTTGCGACCCCCCAGGGAAAAACCTGGCTGCAGCCTCAGAGCCACCTACAGCCTGCCGGTAGGTACTACGAGTGCTTCTACACCGAAGACGGACATGGAGGGGGCCTCGGGCACGGCCTCATGGGGCCAGCGTGCCCCCACCCTGAACCCGCTACCACTCCGGTCTTCGATCCTGGTTCGGACGCCAGCATGGAATTCTGGACGGATGCGGAGTGTGATGAATTCGAGCAGTATCTCAGCAGCTCGGATCGGACTCCACTGGAGGGGGTCGCGCCTGGATGGGGTCGGAATGCCCCCCATGTGGAAAGCAGCCCACTGATCTCGGCACTCTCGGATGCAAGTAGCGCTGTCTACTACAGCACCTGTATCACGGGCTGAGTGAAAGGGCAACCGTCaccctgtagggggcgctctcCACAGGAGAACCACTGTAACTTTTTAATAATCAGAGCAGAAGGCGAGATGACCACAAAtaagaaaattttaaaaagcagcgaAAAAAAGTTTTACTAAACTATACAAAACTGTTGCTAACAGTAAGATCAGCAGCAGCATTGGAAGCATGAGGTCGTTACGGCATTAACACGTAGTTTAAGAAGGCAAATGGGCACCATAAGGCAAGATGTGCAGCTGAGCTTTAAACGCAGTGCTGGGCAACACTGCTGCTGTTGTAAACGTAGCATTGTCACATTTTTCGGatgtctttgttttttgtttttttttcctcaccaCCACGGTAAATTTGCTGGTCAGAGAACGCGCTCAGCCCTGGAGGAAATAGTTTTGCATTGTTTGGAGAGCGGAGCATGTCAGAGTCGTGGCAGACTCCCCTTGTACCCATGTGAATGCACATCCTTTAAACTGGGGGCCTGGGGGGCATGCTTTTTAGTATGTAAATCAGAAACATGCGCTTTCAATGAaactatatatttataatattatttttgttgacAGTGACACTacacaagattttttttccccctaagaTGAAATAAGGAATATTTAGTTTCCAGACTGTTTGTCCCATCAAATAGTTGTCAAGTTATTACTTATCTTTCTGTCATCAAACGGCGTCATTAAAATGAGTTTTGACATACATTTGGGAATGAAGTGAAGAATGATACGtttgaaaaatatttgttttctatttttcatctgtaaaacattgtcattttaaaatttcCTCATATCTTGGGATCTCCTGTTGGTTGCACATAATAAAGCTATGGTTTTACGTCACTCTTTAGCATCTCTGTGAGTTTGTTTATCGGGTCTGTGAGCTGTAAAAGAGAGGGGgttttgttgggttttttttcattaaaattcaCATAATCACTGCCATACTGCTTACATGAGGCAGAATGAGGCAGGATACTGTTCTTTGTCTTTGAACAAACGGTAACATGTAAGTTATGTTACGTTCTGCTGCCTCATTCCATCTTTTTCGATTTCTTGAATCAACCGCAAAATGAGCCGGGCTCAAAGGCAATTTTGCCAAACCACTGACAATAAcgaaaacatttcttttttcttaaCTGAAACCGCAGgaacattttttcccctcttctgcttgttttttttctggaaagAAAATTGTGTTTGAGGAATAAATCTCTTGCCATTTAGAAAGTCGTGTTTTGTTCTGCGTGCAGTGTTTCATATTGTAAATATCAGATTTAAAATTGATCTTGTTATTATCAAAGTTATTGtatatgttttaaataatatatttactGGTATGTGTAGCATTTTCTGGAATAGTTATGTGAAAGTCACAAATCAGAACCAtaatttcaggttttttttattatgcaaGCAAAAAACTTTACAGTCACTTCTTCAATCTTGAAAATTTTGCTTAGTAGTtatatccatctgtccatccatccatccatccatctgtccgtcTTCTGTGACACCCATCCAATACAGAGCACCAGTGAACCATTGAAACCCATCGTAAGTAACACAGTGCATGAGGCAGAGCACACTCtatacaggatgccagtccatcaagaATTACAGTTCTCACAGgttgggatgcttgcttaattcgttaaaatattgcaaatataatgattattactgtacatgtttacaacaaaatatatatcacattactaacaaccagtagttttaagtgAAAActtaatttcaagtagtaataaattgaaacccaaattatggTTCTAAAAGCTTTTCTGAATTTAAAAGTTTTTTGACAAGCagtgggtgctttttaattcgTAACAGTTTTGCAagaacataaaacaccaaacatttgtgtttagtatccttctgggagcc
This genomic interval from Paramormyrops kingsleyae isolate MSU_618 chromosome 8, PKINGS_0.4, whole genome shotgun sequence contains the following:
- the LOC111839820 gene encoding transcription factor Sox-18B-like isoform X2 yields the protein MNAFMVWAKDERKRLALRNPDLHNAVLSKMLGQAWKALGPADRWPFVEEAERLRQQHLQDHPNYKYRPRRRRRIKAVKTQEPHLVPHLLPEPEGYGLPTPRLSLPDGLERNKGEEVSATFFPEHVEEGVVPTVLWERPHPVSHPLATPQGKTWLQPQSHLQPAGRYYECFYTEDGHGGGLGHGLMGPACPHPEPATTPVFDPGSDASMEFWTDAECDEFEQYLSSSDRTPLEGVAPGWGRNAPHVESSPLISALSDASSAVYYSTCITG
- the LOC111839820 gene encoding transcription factor Sox-18B-like isoform X1 yields the protein MDGSPQARAQPSQVTGFDRVQVTDLRPSLGADRPPGTERRAGGESRVRRPMNAFMVWAKDERKRLALRNPDLHNAVLSKMLGQAWKALGPADRWPFVEEAERLRQQHLQDHPNYKYRPRRRRRIKAVKTQEPHLVPHLLPEPEGYGLPTPRLSLPDGLERNKGEEVSATFFPEHVEEGVVPTVLWERPHPVSHPLATPQGKTWLQPQSHLQPAGRYYECFYTEDGHGGGLGHGLMGPACPHPEPATTPVFDPGSDASMEFWTDAECDEFEQYLSSSDRTPLEGVAPGWGRNAPHVESSPLISALSDASSAVYYSTCITG